One window of Pyrus communis chromosome 12, drPyrComm1.1, whole genome shotgun sequence genomic DNA carries:
- the LOC137711224 gene encoding uncharacterized protein yields the protein MIKWAIALGEFDISYHTKLAEKGQALADFIIEFTYPVDISPTPEAAASSPLETRKVEPTLPVWTLYVDGSSNQQGCGAGLVLTTPDKVAMEYALRFKFKASNNEAEYEALLAGLRLAKHLGVKQINIFSDSQLVLNQVTNNFDAKDNSMVAYLAQTQLLLKHFHYQITQVPRAVNSHADALARLASAVEDKIGRKIHVKLLATPSTMVTEVCNLQQGDSWITPIYKFLVHGTLPNDKVQAKQIRYKSTRYLIIND from the coding sequence ATGATCAAATGGGCTATAGCACTGGGAGAGTTTGACATCTCCTACCACACAAAGCTAGCTGAAAAGGGCCAAGCACTTGCAGATTTCATTATCGAATTCACTTATCCCGTTGACATTTCTCCTACACCTGAGGCAGCGGCTTCATCACCCTTGGAAACCCGGAAGGTAGAACCAACACTCCCAGTATGGACTCTATATGTTGATGGCTCATCCAACCAACAAGGTTGTGGAGCAGGACTAGTCCTGACTACCCCCGACAAAGTGGCAATGGAGTATGCTCTTCGCTTCAAattcaaggcatcaaacaatGAAGCCGAGTATGAGGCCCTTTTAGCAGGCTTACGTTTGGCCAAACACCTTggagttaaacaaattaatatcttcAGTGACTCCCAATTGGTGCTTAACCAAGTCACGAACAACTTTGACGCTAAAGATAACTCCATGGTAGCGTATCTTGCGCAAACGCAGCTTTTGCTCAAGCACTTCCACTACCAGATCACCCAAGTCCCTCGAGCGGTAAACAGTCATGCAGACGCTTTAGCTCGCCTCGCCTCAGCAGTGGAAGACAAGATTGGGAGAAAAATTCATGTCAAATTATTGGCAACACCAAGCACCATGGTCACAGAAGTGTGCAACTTGCAACAGGGGGATAGCTGGATTACcccaatttataaattccttgTTCATGGCACTCTCCCAAATGATAAAGTCCAAGCTAAACAGATTCGATACAAGTCTACCCGTTACCTGATCATTAATGACTAA